One window of the Drosophila miranda strain MSH22 chromosome Y unlocalized genomic scaffold, D.miranda_PacBio2.1 Contig_Y4_pilon, whole genome shotgun sequence genome contains the following:
- the LOC108159200 gene encoding uncharacterized protein LOC108159200 produces the protein MTGGQLSQRMSNILLSSGTDSVGHMDRGSSSSLASSATVGTNTITSGISKECANYPVGSRPVGPYVQLPGIHTSNPPQYGPGNMQEIDAGKMAHNGKALTGRYNATPTYGFDNEQNYCLLPSPMPPPPYALARVSSTRNFELENHTPPACPGSGPIAMTNGTIQLRLRDGVRIDMTLDKAVRVLNQRSMVAVALSRNCSNSALIHPNGRILQSGAKVEIVTYDGMKGNNFVRYAKMWYKGVSFTSEACALIYLVDTAGTRTTTDTFTDLTKDYTLAVFYDDSRHGPSYMAEAHDVIANSAYTCTEDGTEIYDINGFRITQAADGLVKVTRVDNKCLIRTSPGNGSATLTTPGIHCTASLGKTSHLFVRRNEKRMHFDGSCFIVRNAGHSAGFNENNMLIVY, from the exons ATGACTGGGGGGCAGCTGTCCCAACGCATGAGCAACATCTTGCTGTCCTCCGGCACGGACTCCGTGGGCCACATGGatcgcggcagcagctccagtctcGCTAGCAGCGCCACCGTTGGCACCAACACCATCACCAGCGGCATTTCCAAGGAGTGCGCCAATTACCCCGTCGGCAGTCGGCCAGTCGGTCCATACGTCCAACTGCCGGGCATACACACTTCCAACCCTCCCCAGTACGGGCCAGGAAATATGCAGGAAATAGACGCTGGCAAAATGGCGCACAACGGCAAGGCACTCACAGGGCGCTacaatgccacgcccacctatgGCTTCGACAACGAGCAGAACTACTGCCTG TTGCCGTCTCCAATGCCCCCTCCACCATACGCCTTGGCACGCGTGAGCAGCACACGCAACTTCGAGCTCGAGAACCACACACCGCCGGCATGTCCCGGCTCTGGACCCATTGCCATGACGAACGGCACCATCCAGTTGCGCCTCCGCGATGGCGTGCG CATTGACATGACTCTGGACAAGGCGGTGCGCGTGCTCAATCAGCGCAGCATGGTGGCAGTTGCTCTATcacgcaactgcagcaactcggctttgattcaccccaatggacgcatcttgcagagcggcgctaaagtcgaaatagtcacctacgacggcatgaagggcaataactttgT TCGCTATGCCAAGATGTGGTACAAGGGTGTGAGCTTCACCAGCGAGGCGTGCGCTCTCATCTACCTGGTGGACACAGCCGGGACGCGCACCACAACCGACACTTTCACCGATCTGACCAAGGACTACACCCTGGCAGTGTTCTATGA CGACTCGCGGCATGGTCCCTCTTATATGGCTGAAGCCCATGACGTGATTGCCAATTCAGCTTACACCTGTACCGAGGATGGCACTGAGATCTATGACATAAACGGATTTCGCATCACCCAGGCAGCCGATGGCCTAGTGAAGGTCACTCGTGTGGACAACAAGTGCTTGATTCGCACCAGTCCCGGCAATGGATCGGCCACTTTGACCACACCTGGCATCCATTGCACTGCCTCTCTGGGCAAGACCTCGCATCTGTTTGTTCG TCGCAATGAGAAGCGCATGCACTTCGATGGATCCTGTTTCATTGTACGCAACGCCGGACACTCCGCCGGCTTCAATGAGAACAACATGCTCATTGTCTACTGA